In Setaria viridis chromosome 5, Setaria_viridis_v4.0, whole genome shotgun sequence, the genomic stretch GGGGTCGTGAACAATATGAACATGTGCACAGAGTCAGATGAATGAAGCATCGCTTTGTTCTGGTCTCGGAGTGCAGCTTCAATGTGTTCTCAGCTTTCGCGTTCAAATAGAAACAACGAAAAATATCTTCTATTTCTCGGCTGAGTTTAAAGGTCTTCTGGTGCAAGCACaagttcctttttctttttggcttATCTGAGACTTAACGCATAGGAATATCTTGCGACTCAAGAAATTTCAGATTGACAGCTACAACTACAACTGTGTTTTTGCTCCTCATCGACGATCGACTGAAGAAACTGTTGATCGACCTTCAGTTTGTTGAATGTATTTTTATTAGTCAGTGGTGCCATTAGTGGACCGTTTTGAAGAATGCATGATGAGAACGAGATCAcaagttttttttaagaaattGCCATTGCCTAAGAGACCTTCTTTAGGAAGATGAACCCAGTCGTTTTGTAAGGAAATGGAACTTATCATTGCCAAGGCAATGAGAGATCAAAAGGCCTACTATGAGAGATTGGCTATAAATTCCTTCCCCTTGGCTCTTGCTTCCTTTGCTTTTGGAGCTTAGTGATATGCTTTTGTTCCTTTTTCCCTTGTTTATTTGGACATAGTTTCTATATTATACATGTGCAGCTCCACATTTTATTAATGAATGAATATCATTAGGGGCCTCCCCTCCTGTTTACCTTAAAAGGGAACTTTTTCGATCGGGTAGCAGGCCCCAACAGCATATGAGTGCAAAGTTATTGATGTCACTATCCGTTCCGCTTCCATACTGTATTTTTGAATGGGGCGTAGTCACCTTAGCTTATCAAGATAGCATCATCTTCTTGACATCATGATCTGACTATAACTACGTCATATTTAACATTTTTTGAGAATGTTTCTTTTTCAACTGGCCAAGAGTTATTGTTCTTCTACACAATTTTTTAAGTGGCCTAGAGTTTTGTAGTCTAATTTGGATAACACCCGAGGATGAAGATAAATTAGCAACAAAAATAACACTTACCAACAATTCCCAACTAAAAGAACTAGCAAATAGCTCTTAGAAAATGTCTAAAAACCGTTGGCTACTTGAGAACATTATACAGAAAGCCAGCAACCATCATCCATTTGTAAAAAAAGAACACTCAGGAAATGTTATGGAACTCTTGTACTGTACATTTTTTTCAGCCAATTTTTTAGCGTGTAGGTATATTTTTAGAGAATGGAAACATGTTCATCCTTTGCACAGCCTTTAGAGCACACAGTTGGGTTCATTATTGGAGCACATTAGCTCTAAGCTAAGATTATGATAaaaccaaataaaatatgaacCATAAGCATTTTAAAGAAAAGCATATCATTTGGCAATAATTCTATTGATAATCAAACTCCACCCATTGTTGGGGACGAGGTCCTTAACATCCACCTCTAATGCATAGCATGCGCTCATGTCCTCCCTTAACACCATATCTTTTAATACAATAATCTCCAGTATCTCAACCAGTAAGAACCTctgaaaattaaaaatatttaatattttaaaatcaAAACAATATTACAGCGACATAGCTATACATATCCCAACATAAAACATATACCCCTCCCAAGCCAACCCCCATCCATGAGAAATGTTTTTAGGTTTTCTTTAGGAATCATGGCTGTTCTCAAAACTGATGTAACAAATTGATAGTAAAAAAGAGATGTTGAATAGTTTTACTGCAAAAGGTACACCATTTTGTTCCCATTCAATTATCGTTTCACTAGGTTGTCTTTGTTCAACATATAACACCTCGTAATTAATTTCTATATAACTTAGGAAATTTTTGATATCTAAGGGGAGCTTTAGCTTCCAACCGTAGTTTTATGGGGAAAGGAGGTGAATCACACAATAGCACAAGAATACATGGAGCAAATCTCTTGGCCGTTCGCATGCATAGTAGTTCCACCTGTTAATAAGGATGTCCTTTTCTATAGTTAAATTAGAGCTTTGCTACTGCGGAGTGCGGACCATCCATTTGGTTACGTACGTCTAAATGGGTACTTCTTTATGAATTCTGGACCTGATACCTGATAGAGAGAGGCACAAAAGTGATGGGCCCGCGCATCTTCTGATAAAGAGGAAGGGAATACACAAAACTTAATTAGACAACGTTCCCAGCTAAAGTTGTATCGTAATTATGATGCCCCTTCCTTCACATGTAGAATTCTCCCGGGCTTATATATTTAATCCTTCACGCAGGGGACGACGCACACAGCCTTGAACTAATTCCTTCAGTTTAGACTAGCTGCCGAATGGAAGCTCACTGAgaaggatggctggcgccgtgGCCGATCCGAACCATCATAGCATTGCCGTGACGGCGCCAGATCAGCCCCAAGGAGCTGCACGATCAACGGCGGTCGAGCCGCCATGGCTGGCTGCTCAGAGATGCCTGAACCGCTTCGTCCGCACCGTCGCGCTCTTGGAGAGGGCGGGCAACGGCCTCGGCACGCTCGCGTTCACGTGGGCGACCGTCGTCATCCTCGGCGGGTTCTCCACGAACCTGGGTCCGGATTTCTGGTACGCCACGGCGATAGTGTTCCTCGAGGCTTTCAGGTGCGTGCTAACCTCATTTCCTCCTCTTACAGAGACTCTTCATTATCTGacttcctttctctttcttatTTATATGTGATTCTGGAGTGTCTATACGTAGTCTTGTTGTGACGCGATATAACCTCACTCTCTCCTTCGAGTACTACTATGCCATGTATGCTAAGAGTTTAAGAGATAAATCATTTATGATTAGTATTTGCCTAGTGCATCAATCCTGCTTCCGCGTAGGCTAATAATTTTAAGAGTACGTATTTGTCCTCTCTAATTTGTTTCTACTCCAACAAAATATCTAGCTAGCTTCTGGTCAGTAATAGTATGATAGGGAGCTTCATCTATATATCCTATGTTAACTTGTTGCTCAAATCACCTTGGCTTGTACTTTGTATGGTACAAACCGAGGACACAAACTGCATGCCCATCCTATTCGCCAAAAAAGAAAGCACCCATcctttttttgcaaaattattcTGTCTTCCTTTACGACTTAACTCTGTAGAAAGGTGCTTGTGCCGCCAGTGCAGCGATTCTTTGGGTTTTTGCCCTCACCGATCATGCAAAATTATTAAATATGTAAATTGATGAACCAAATGAATTAAATATAGGAACATCAACAATAAGTCCTGCCTCATGTACATAACACATGTGGCATCTACTTGTTACCTCGACTGACACTTGCACACTAACCCTTTGTTATTTAGAACAGATATAGTATATAATATTATTGTATTCCAATTCTCAAGCTTGATATTGCTTTACAACGAAGTATTTGTTAGGCATATATGCACATAGGTCCCATTCATTTCGCTGATCTCTTTTGCTCGTTAATATGATCCAGGGTGTTTAGCCGTGAAAGCCGATCAGACGATGAGTTGTTATTCAAGACAACAGGAAGCATTAGGCTGAAAAGGGTGAAACTCATAGGCAATGTACCTTATTACCTGAATGTAGGGATCGTGATGGTATCTCTGTACGGCACCATCGAATTTCTCCTCGTCCATTACAAATACCTTCCACAACCACCTCATCGCATGCCATATCACTTCGTTTTGCTGGCCGTGTTACTAGCGTTAGGGAGCATGGTGCAGCTTCCCACAATTGTCAAATACATGAAGAAGGGTCACCCATTACTGCAGGCAAGCCCATTAGTTGCAGTCCTAGCATTTGGTGGTGTACTCTTATGGACCAATGCTCCTGCACGATTTGCGGCATTGGTTGTTGCACCACTTTTTGTTGGATGCTTGCATAGTTTAATAGCGGCCTGCCTGAAAAAAACCGAAATACTACCTCATATTCCTAAATTGCTCCAGAAATTTGGTTCCTTGATATTCCCGGTTTGGATAGCTATTTCAGTGCCGATCGCATTTCGGTCTATGGGCATCCTCATACTGCTAGGGACGCTGCTTGTAGGCAACATCCAGATTCCCATGGCTCTGGCGCGGATCGGGCTCTCGTTGATGCGCCTATCCAGCAAGGAGAGCCATAAGGTCGTCCCGGGCGGTGAAAACAATAATGAGCACCTTGCACCAGCGCTCAGGATTTTTTACAGCATGGTGCTTGGCCAAGGGACGCTGTACATTCTTGCGTGCTTATGCGAGTCTGTACTCTTCCACTTCCTTCGGGGATATCTTGCAAGGGCACTAGGTGATGTCAAGGAGGGATTTGAATCTGTTGATATGTACTATGAGCATGCCTACGACAAGTGTATGGAAGATGGTGTGCTTGCTCAGGAGGACCTACATCTTGTGAGGTTCGCGGTTGACTCTCTCAACTCCAACTCACGCACCAGGAAGATCGCCGCGGTCCAAATTCTGCACTCCCTTCTTCTGCCACGAGAGGCCTCTAACAAATTGCCTGACTCAGACAGAACCACCTGCACAAAGGCGGTTGTCACCTTGATCAGCATGCTGCGTTGGACTGGTCCAGAAGATCAGATTATCAGGTTTTTCGCTGCAAAGATTGCCGCTGAGCTTGCTGGAGATCTCCTAATTGTTGGCATCCCAGGCACAATACAAATGGTATCTTCTCTTCTTGATTCTGATGCAAAGAATTCTTTGGTCAAGCAAAGCAATTCAGCTCAAATAGTGGATAACAATGAACAGTCCAATGATAATGGGCAACTAATAATAAGTCACGATTCAGCTACCACAGTGGACATGAAGGGGGTGGAAGTTCCTTATCAAACagtaaaaataataaaagattATTCAGCCCATGCAGAAGCCAACAGCAAATGGTGGTGCAAAACATGGAAATTCTTGCTATCCGTCAAGGGGATGCTGTCAGTtccaaaagaaggaaaagaaccTTGGACGGATGAGGATTCGTTTCCTGTGCAGGGGATGATAATCCTTGAGAAACTCACTCACAATCCTGACAACTGTGCAGAAATCAACAGAGCAGCCGGACTCATACCGAAGATCATAGGCTTCATGAGCTATACCAACACGAACGCAACAAACATTAGCAAGGCGCGTCAAAAACTATGTATCACTTCAGCTTTGAAGTTGATTGCAAAGCTTGTGAGCACCGAAGGGGAAATTGGTTTGGCTCTCCGGCAGAAGATCTCAGAACAAGCTTTCCTACTCAGTAACCTCGCTGAAATTTTGGAGGATAGCCACACTGGAATGGATCAACAGCTCACAATGGTTATCATTTCAAAGCTTGCTCTTGATGACGAAACAAGACATGAGATTGGGAGCTTCCAATTGTTCATCACTAAGTTGATGCATGTATTTCTTGGTCGAGATGAATCAACAAACACATACTATGATTGTTCACTGCGAATGGTGGCAGTAGAAGCGCTGTCAAATTTGTCAATGGAGAATCCCGCCAACTGCTCATCTATCTTGGAGGAAACAAGATATGATCTTATTGATAACCTCAAGAAAATGATTCTGAATGATGAGTTTGCATGTTTTGCAGAAAGTCTACTGGAGAATCTGTGCTCTCACTCCAGAAACAAGCtgcagcaacaagaatcacgcGAGCACCTCTCGTCTGCCTTGCAAGGGGTGAGTCTTCTAAATTAGCTACATAAGGATGGTTCACTCTACATAAACGTTCATATAATCAGTGTTTTATGCATACATGTCTTCTACATTTGACGTCTTGTGTATCTTAGTTTTCCTTGAAGCAAAATTGACGGAGACCTGTGTAGCTTATTTACTTGTTGGTACTTTTGTCTGTGATTTTTGTCCACTGTTTGATCtgaaaaaataattacaaaaAATTAAATTTAAGGACTATTTTTGGTACTGGGTCCCACCAATCAAATTGGCAGTACTGGGTACTTCTCTTTAGGTATTTCAGGatacttcctttgtttccaccgttAGATTTCTTGGaatggacggctctcattttttccaaccattctaaaatttctcttcaAATGACGTCATtgcatatattgtttcattGCCATAAAAGAACTAATTAATCAAGAAGTTGCACAAATGTTTAAATATTTATGTTAAATGTTTAAATATTTATGTTACATAGGTGTTGGTGAAAATGATGGTTGCCGAGGGCAAGCAACTGGAGTCCCTTATCGGCCTCGCCTCGCAGATCTATACTGTGATCCCTGAAAGTTTTGCCCACAAGCTAGAGTCACATGCCAATGCAACAGGACTCGTTCAAAAGCTGGTGGTTACACTCAATTCCAATAAGAAACCAAGTCATGAATATCCAAGGATGAGAAGGGTCGTTGTTGAGATGATAATATCGGTTGTGGTCTCGTGTCCACACTGCGCAATCATTTTCAGAGAACAAGGGATGATGGAAGCACTGACCAAGGTAGAGAGGACCCCATCCAAGGTGGAAAAGTACAGGGTTTTCTTCGGTGACACAGGAGTGGTTCTGGAGCGCGGCTTACCTCTGCGCGACCTAGTAGCTAGAGCCAAAGGGCTCATTGATCCTTCAACTCCAACTCCAGGTGCTCAACCATTGTGACATTGCATGATTAATCGTCATTGGTCAATCACCATCTACTGATGATAAAGCAAGAGACCGAAGCCATACTATTGTTGTATATGTGTTCTTGGTGCCAATCTTCCAGACAAGCACTGTCTTTATATGATTAAAAGAATGTAGTATTGTATATTCTAAATTGGTTTGACGATGTGTTTCTGGTCGCAGAGCTTTATACTACTTAAAAGCTGATGTAAAGaggaatatcatttttctacttgCAGATGTTTTCCCTATTATATTTACGGTTGCACCTCTGTAAGAGTATTAATTAATATTGCCTTCCAGATGCTATCTTGTGACTGAGAAAGGTGGGATAGGCACTTGATCCTGTTGTTACCGTCCATTAGTTCTTAAGCCACCATTTGCCGTTTGAAACGTTTTGCAAAGAGGCGCCAGGCTTCTTGGAGAGCCACgccaaatactccctccattccaaaatactattcgttttagctttcctagatacataactttacTATGTATCCAGACATAATACGTATCTAGATGTAGCACTATATATTCTTGTATTCTTTCTTGCAGAGGAATTGGAATGTATGTTTGTTTGGTAATCATGCATGTGTGCTGACTtgttagatataggtttagagtttattttagaatatttttaaaATGATAGTGGTgcgtaactttttagaaaatataatagaccaatgactatgattattagagtttacatgattgatgtttgGTGTTTCTAATTTTCatgagaatttttagaatttgtCTTTTTTGTAGCGTGTCTTATGAGAACTAACGTGGAGTCTCTGATGGGAAAAAAATAAGCCAcgttgctacaaaactattactttgaactacctctcatttgtgaaatattcaaacacaatacttatatagatatgtacttattatctttatctaattatgatagattttagtcAGTAATTGGTCTATAACGTTTTCATCCAGATTTatcttttcactttgcatcgcaggtgcatttgaatttatttaatggaccctaaatttgagctataattttaacatagaaatctatattctcatcacttcctctatatcttttgTAAATGGTGATGCACATCATGCGCacataccttaattattatatcatataccaatagatgatttaaaatcatatattggtgtatattttaaCGTAACTAAGGTGATTTGTATGCTtacctcatattatttttagtAATGGCATATATATGTGGttaatatagatgcaaaattattttttaagtattagtggtcggcaatttagttgcaaatttaggggattattttaaatattatttataatagcataagtgggtagttttgatgaagattagggggttactttagtttattttatacaatggcagaggtgggtagtttagatacaaatttagggggttacttaaaaatttttcataatggcatatgtgcATAATTTTATAGAAAACACAATAGAtccaatgactatgatgatttgagtctacaggccagatgttttgcttttttttgaaaatttctctgtgtccacctaggatcatACGTGGCTGGAGGTTTCAAAAGAAGTCTAACATGCAGGTTAGAAACGTCACTTTCCAATGCATGCAAAACATCTTTCCGTGATGCATGATTCTCCTCCACACGCGTCCATTCAGCTCTGTACATCACATACTCCTACAACTGTTCGCAGAGTCGCTGGAAACCCTCTGGAACGGGCAGACAAAACAGCCAGAGGAGACTCAAAATTCTCTGGAGATGGCAGACATGAGACATGTTTGGGCTGCTCCTGAAAGATGTCTGGGGTCATCAGAAATCTGGTGATAACTGCCTACTGCCCTGAATGCTCTGCTAGCTCCTCTTTGTTATCCATTTTCCCTTTGCTTAGTTAATCTTGCATCTAACAAACCGGCCACATAAACACCCTAATCAGTTTAGCAACAGTTCAGCTAGCAAGCCGATCATCAATgggattagaaaaaaaataaaccgAACGAGTTAGATATAAGAATATTTCTTTTATTCAGCTATCACTTGATTGCAAATCTAATCAAAATGGCTTGAACAATTTACCACATATTTAAAATATCTAGTCAGTAAACGTGGCAAAGTTCTGCGCTCAAGGTTAAGGATATCAGTGTTTCTTTGCATATCCACTCAATAGGGTCTGTCGGGTAGGTACCAACAACACAAAGCAGAAATTGAGCATCCCGTATCGAATTAGACTCGGACAGCACACTCCAGAAACCACTACCAACTTGGGTTTCACTAAAAAATGACGCCGATTCAGCGAATATTGTTATGCCTTTCTGATTTGGGAGTGTCCGGCGTGGTTAGGCTAACCATTTCTGTATTGTGGTCGTGGTACACATGGAGTATATAGTTTATCAGCAGCACTGCAGTGGAGTGAACGCGCCACGCGCAAAGTACGTAAAGGCTGTAAAAGCTGTGATCTTAACAGTATTTAGCAACAAGCTTTCCGTCCGTCCAACCACTCCACACCTTTGTTGCCGGACTAATCATTCCGTCCACACTGAGTAGAAGTAATTAAGTGACAGACAGACCAGCGCCGAGCTGGTGGCGGAGTGAGGAACAGTAGCAAGCTAAATAGCCCAGCCCAGACCGGTGCCACCGTACATACGAGGGACCGACAAACAATGGCGAGCCAGAAagacaccggcggcggcgagctttcCATCCAAGTGCCGGCTGCACGCGGCGTGTTGCCGGGTCGGAGGAGGAAGAGTGCCACAGCTAAGCAGGAGCGGAGGCTGAATGGATTTGTTCTCTTTGTTGCCTC encodes the following:
- the LOC117858358 gene encoding uncharacterized protein, translated to MAGAVADPNHHSIAVTAPDQPQGAARSTAVEPPWLAAQRCLNRFVRTVALLERAGNGLGTLAFTWATVVILGGFSTNLGPDFWYATAIVFLEAFRVFSRESRSDDELLFKTTGSIRLKRVKLIGNVPYYLNVGIVMVSLYGTIEFLLVHYKYLPQPPHRMPYHFVLLAVLLALGSMVQLPTIVKYMKKGHPLLQASPLVAVLAFGGVLLWTNAPARFAALVVAPLFVGCLHSLIAACLKKTEILPHIPKLLQKFGSLIFPVWIAISVPIAFRSMGILILLGTLLVGNIQIPMALARIGLSLMRLSSKESHKVVPGGENNNEHLAPALRIFYSMVLGQGTLYILACLCESVLFHFLRGYLARALGDVKEGFESVDMYYEHAYDKCMEDGVLAQEDLHLVRFAVDSLNSNSRTRKIAAVQILHSLLLPREASNKLPDSDRTTCTKAVVTLISMLRWTGPEDQIIRFFAAKIAAELAGDLLIVGIPGTIQMVSSLLDSDAKNSLVKQSNSAQIVDNNEQSNDNGQLIISHDSATTVDMKGVEVPYQTVKIIKDYSAHAEANSKWWCKTWKFLLSVKGMLSVPKEGKEPWTDEDSFPVQGMIILEKLTHNPDNCAEINRAAGLIPKIIGFMSYTNTNATNISKARQKLCITSALKLIAKLVSTEGEIGLALRQKISEQAFLLSNLAEILEDSHTGMDQQLTMVIISKLALDDETRHEIGSFQLFITKLMHVFLGRDESTNTYYDCSLRMVAVEALSNLSMENPANCSSILEETRYDLIDNLKKMILNDEFACFAESLLENLCSHSRNKLQQQESREHLSSALQGVLVKMMVAEGKQLESLIGLASQIYTVIPESFAHKLESHANATGLVQKLVVTLNSNKKPSHEYPRMRRVVVEMIISVVVSCPHCAIIFREQGMMEALTKVERTPSKVEKYRVFFGDTGVVLERGLPLRDLVARAKGLIDPSTPTPGAQPL